A genomic stretch from Anoplopoma fimbria isolate UVic2021 breed Golden Eagle Sablefish chromosome 8, Afim_UVic_2022, whole genome shotgun sequence includes:
- the pigc gene encoding LOW QUALITY PROTEIN: phosphatidylinositol N-acetylglucosaminyltransferase subunit C (The sequence of the model RefSeq protein was modified relative to this genomic sequence to represent the inferred CDS: inserted 2 bases in 1 codon), whose product MGPDCAPGPAVPWRKVLWERQPFPDNYVDQRFLEELRRNEGIRQYRYWAVVREAGFVGEQLSCVAIFITLWLYMEQSLLSPETLLWTSLLCALLGYGLHQLLSSQVEPGCEPRTRQADLQSATIFLSFTFGFSPVLKTLTESVSTDTVYAMTAVMLLAHLVSFPYARPSXPGSLSLNAALFASVCLASRLPGALHTFAMLSCALLVFALWPCLLQRLRDNAPCQFAGVCVGVCVAGVCGLGSQWPGGAVLLALALGSVTLVCPLLLVRLQRHKDNIQGPWDEAEIHEDLCHFGR is encoded by the exons aTGGGACCCGACTGTGCCCCGGGTCCAGCTGTGCCCTGGAGGAAGGTGCTGTGGGAGCGCCAGCCGTTCCCCGACAACTACGTGGACCAGCGGTTCCTGGAGGAACTGCGGAGGAACGAGGGCATCCGGCAGTACCGCTACTGGGCCGTGGTGCGAGAGGCGGGCTTTGTCGGAGAGCAGCTGTCCTGCGTGGCCATTTTCATCACCCTCTGGCTCTACATGGAGCAG AGTCTGCTGTCCCCTGAGACGCTGCTGTGGACCAGCCTCCTCTGCGCCCTGCTGGGTTATGGGCTCCACCAACTCCTGTCGTCTCAGGTGGAACCCGGCTGTGAACCCCGGACCCGACAGGCCGACCTGCAGAGCGCCACaatctttctctccttcaccttTGGCTTCTCGCCGGTTCTGAAGACGCTAACGGAGTCGGTGAGCACGGACACGGTGTACGCCATGACCGCCGTGATGCTGCTGGCCCACCTGGTCTCGTTCCCCTACGCCCGGCCCTC CCCCGGCAGCCTCTCCCTGAACGCCGCCCTGTTCGCCTCGGTGTGTTTGGCCTCGAGGTTACCGGGGGCCCTGCACACCTTCGCCATGCTCAGCTGCGCCCTGCTGGTGTTCGCCCTGTGGCCCTGCCTGCTGCAGAGGCTGAGGGATAACGCTCCGTGCCAGTTTGCCggggtgtgtgtgggagtgtgtgtcgCGGGGGTGTGCGGTCTGGGGTCCCAGTGGCCGGGGGGAGCCGTGCTCTTGGCTCTGGCCTTAGGGAGCGTGACGTTAGTCTGCCCGCTGCTGCTGGTCAGACTGCAGAGGCACAAGGACAACATCCAGGGGCCCTGGGACGAGGCGGAGATCCACGAGGACCTCTGCCACTTCGGTCGCTAA
- the tmed5 gene encoding transmembrane emp24 domain-containing protein 5 has translation MEVVRVVVSVLAVFVALFPGRLTVVRASFSQSLDSDFTFTLPAGRKECFFQTMRKDAALEIEYQVLDGAGLDVDFFITSPSDQVVFSDYHKSDGVHTVVDTEDGDYMFCFDNTFSAVSEKLVFFELILDNMDKDEEETEDWKEYIQGTDVLDMKMEDIMDTINNVKARLGKSVHIQTVLRAFEARDRNIQESNFNRVNFWSVVNVVVMMVISAVQVYLVRSLFEDKRKIRT, from the exons ATGGAGGTGGTCCGGGTGGTCGTGAGTGTCCTGGCCGTGTTTGTGGCTCTGTTCCCGGGGAGGCTCACGGTGGTGCGGGCCTCCTTCTCCCAGTCTCTGGACAGCGACTTCACCTTCACGCTGCCCGCAGGACGCAAGGAGTGCTTCTTCCAGACCATGAGGAAGGACGCCGCGCTGGAGATCGAGTATCAG GTATTAGATGGCGCCGGTCTCGATGTAGATTTCTTCATCACCTCTCCTTCTGACCAAGTGGTGTTCAGCGACTACCACAAGTCAGATGGAGTGCACAc CGTTGTCGACACCGAGGACGGAGACTACATGTTCTGCTTTGACAACACGTTCAGCGCCGTCTCCGAGAAGCTCGTCTTCTTTGAGTTGATCCTGGACAACATGGACAAAGAcgaagaagagacagaggactgGAAGGAGTACATCCAGGGAACGGACGTGCTGGACATGAAGATGGAAGACATCATG GACACCATCAACAACGTGAAGGCCCGGCTGGGCAAAAGTGTGCACATCCAGACGGTGCTGCGGGCGTTCGAGGCTCGCGACAGAAACATCCAGGAGAGTAACTTCAACAGGGTGAACTTTTGGTCCGTCGTCAACGTCGTGGTTATGATGGTGATATCGGCGGTGCAGGTCTACCTGGTCCGCTCGCTGTTTGAAGACAAGAGGAAGATTCGCACATAA